One region of Arvicola amphibius chromosome 3, mArvAmp1.2, whole genome shotgun sequence genomic DNA includes:
- the Pate4 gene encoding prostate and testis expressed protein 4, which translates to MNPATKVSTVLIVTLSFLCLVEGLICNVCEFAENSKCKKGKDRCVADHGQSCASISYYFGDIHLFSRQLCMPNCTEDNYTRNDKHYLMCCNTNLCNTF; encoded by the exons ATGAATCCTGCGACCAAAGTCAGCACAGTGCTCATCGTGACCTTGTCTTTTCTCTGTTTGGTAGAGG GTCTGATCTGTAATGTCTGTGAATTTGCAGAAAACTCAAAATGTAAAAAGGGCAAAGACAGATGCGTTGCAGACCATGGTCAGTCATGTGCTTCCATATCATATTATTTTG GAGATATACATTTGTTCTCCAGACAACTGTGCATGCCCAACTGCACGGAAGATAATTACACTCGGAATGACAAACATTACTTGATGTGCTGTAACACAAACTTGTGTAACACTTTCTAG